A stretch of the Bacillota bacterium genome encodes the following:
- a CDS encoding HD domain-containing phosphohydrolase: MGSDPGPGNKCHNGSWLAQQNLAQDRFLSTVINAIPFPFLVLNVDHSVALANESTMKVCGGAGEGELFCYQLTHHRDTPCSESDHPCPLREVARTGKSVVVEHKHMDKNGDAVYVEVHGVPVFDDNGKLSYMIEMALDITAKRLAEQAIAYEKERLAVTLASIGDGVIVVDTSERVVLLNAVAEALTGWSQEEAVERPVNEVFRIHNEKTLRPVESPITRVFKEGRIVGLANHTALVAKDGTVRSIADSASPIRDTDGTITGVIMVFRDVTREREREAALEASEALFRLLAENASDVIYRFRLKPDQGFEYVSPAAKTVTGHEPGDYYRDPSVWKALLPEAITCPENLGKMDFGGTIVMSCQQEHGTRWMEQHLHPIYDSQGHLVAVEGIARDVTERKMMEEELSLKHQQLVSIFDSIDEIVYVVDPDTYEILYANQAAKAAMGGVASQVCYRALQQGDSPCSFCTNHIIFGEKLGQPHVWEFHNSLNGRWYRCIDRAIPWPTGKMVRYEMAIDISDRKKAEMDLAFRYKFENLIAGISTELISLPAERMDEYITRALERIGEFLEVDRAYVLLFSEAGTRMDSAYEWCREGIPSQREELRGTFVDSLPWFCQRIMSNETIVVPMVEGMPGEARIEKERWMSQGIYSIIVVPMVCGGTLAGFAGFEWIRAPNPWLSENSGLLRVVGELISNTLQRKRAEESVRHLTFHDAVTGLHNRAHFEEAMQRLQESGEYPVTLVSTDIDGLKLVNDTMGHLKGDEMLRTLADLLKKCFRDTDVVARMGGDEFAVILPRTTEIIAETLCARLEEACRSYSEAHPELPISISLGMATTYNPSAPLEEVFNLADRNMYRDKMHRTTSASHGMVKALRAILATRVYASEGHLERVSDLCSRVGQSLSLPIRIMSNLALLAEVHDLGKIGVRDQSLFQKDHLTEDEMEEIRQHPVIGYRIARNSPELCHIADLILHHHEWWDGSGYPEGLSGRSIPMECRILAVVDAYEAMISGRPYRPAVTPEEAIQELEDKAGSQFDPAIVQCLVEIISGQW, encoded by the coding sequence ATGGGGTCGGACCCTGGACCTGGAAACAAGTGCCATAACGGCTCGTGGCTTGCTCAGCAAAACCTGGCACAAGACCGCTTCCTTTCCACCGTCATCAACGCCATCCCCTTTCCCTTCTTGGTCCTGAACGTCGATCACAGTGTCGCCCTGGCCAACGAGAGCACCATGAAGGTCTGCGGCGGGGCTGGAGAGGGTGAGTTGTTCTGTTACCAGCTCACCCACCACAGGGACACACCTTGTTCAGAATCTGATCATCCCTGCCCGCTGAGAGAGGTCGCCAGGACGGGCAAGTCAGTAGTTGTGGAGCACAAGCACATGGACAAAAACGGTGACGCCGTGTACGTTGAGGTCCACGGCGTTCCCGTTTTCGACGATAACGGCAAGTTGTCCTACATGATCGAAATGGCCCTGGACATCACGGCCAAGAGACTTGCCGAGCAGGCCATCGCCTATGAAAAGGAAAGACTGGCGGTGACCCTGGCCAGCATAGGCGATGGCGTCATAGTGGTGGACACCAGTGAGCGGGTAGTCCTCTTGAACGCCGTGGCGGAGGCTCTCACAGGCTGGTCCCAGGAGGAAGCCGTAGAGCGGCCTGTGAATGAGGTATTCAGGATCCACAACGAGAAGACCCTCCGGCCAGTGGAGAGCCCCATCACCAGGGTGTTCAAGGAGGGCCGCATTGTAGGACTGGCAAACCACACCGCCCTCGTGGCCAAGGATGGCACGGTGCGCTCCATAGCTGACAGCGCCTCCCCCATCCGGGACACCGACGGCACCATAACCGGCGTTATCATGGTGTTTCGCGATGTCACCCGGGAGCGTGAGAGGGAAGCGGCGCTGGAGGCCAGCGAAGCCCTCTTCCGCCTCCTGGCGGAGAACGCCAGTGACGTGATCTACCGGTTTCGACTGAAGCCTGACCAGGGGTTCGAGTATGTGAGCCCCGCTGCCAAGACCGTCACCGGCCATGAACCAGGGGATTATTATCGTGACCCCTCCGTGTGGAAGGCACTCCTGCCCGAGGCCATAACCTGCCCTGAGAACCTGGGGAAAATGGACTTTGGGGGCACCATCGTCATGTCTTGCCAGCAGGAGCACGGCACCCGGTGGATGGAGCAACACCTCCACCCTATCTACGACAGCCAGGGCCACTTGGTGGCGGTGGAGGGCATAGCCCGGGACGTCACCGAGCGCAAGATGATGGAGGAAGAACTGAGCCTCAAGCACCAGCAGCTGGTATCGATCTTCGACAGCATAGACGAGATCGTTTACGTGGTGGACCCGGATACCTATGAGATACTCTACGCGAACCAAGCCGCCAAGGCGGCCATGGGAGGAGTCGCCAGCCAGGTATGCTACAGGGCCCTGCAGCAAGGGGACAGCCCCTGCTCCTTCTGCACCAATCACATTATCTTTGGCGAGAAGCTGGGGCAGCCCCACGTGTGGGAGTTCCACAACTCGCTCAATGGGCGCTGGTACCGCTGCATAGACAGGGCCATCCCCTGGCCCACCGGCAAGATGGTGCGTTATGAGATGGCAATTGATATCAGCGACCGCAAGAAGGCGGAAATGGACCTGGCCTTCAGGTACAAGTTTGAGAACCTCATCGCCGGAATATCCACAGAGCTCATAAGCCTTCCAGCGGAGCGCATGGACGAGTACATCACCAGGGCCCTGGAGCGGATCGGGGAATTCCTCGAGGTTGACAGGGCATACGTCCTGCTGTTTTCGGAGGCAGGCACCAGGATGGACAGCGCCTACGAGTGGTGCCGGGAGGGAATCCCGTCCCAGAGGGAGGAGTTAAGGGGGACTTTCGTGGACTCCCTTCCGTGGTTTTGCCAGAGGATCATGTCCAATGAGACCATAGTGGTGCCCATGGTGGAGGGCATGCCCGGAGAGGCCAGGATTGAGAAGGAGCGCTGGATGTCCCAGGGCATCTACTCAATCATAGTGGTCCCCATGGTGTGCGGGGGAACCCTGGCAGGTTTCGCCGGATTTGAATGGATAAGGGCACCCAACCCGTGGCTGTCGGAGAACTCCGGGCTTCTCAGGGTGGTTGGGGAGCTCATCTCCAACACCCTTCAGCGGAAGCGAGCAGAGGAATCGGTAAGACACCTAACCTTCCACGATGCCGTCACGGGATTGCACAACAGGGCCCACTTCGAAGAGGCGATGCAGAGGCTCCAGGAGAGCGGTGAGTACCCGGTAACGCTGGTGAGCACTGACATAGACGGGCTCAAACTGGTCAATGACACCATGGGCCACCTGAAGGGCGACGAAATGCTCAGGACCCTGGCTGACCTCCTCAAGAAGTGCTTCCGGGATACGGATGTGGTGGCGCGCATGGGAGGGGACGAGTTCGCGGTGATACTGCCCCGGACTACTGAGATAATAGCCGAGACGCTCTGCGCCCGCCTGGAAGAAGCCTGCCGCTCCTACAGCGAAGCCCACCCCGAACTGCCCATCAGCATCTCCCTGGGGATGGCCACTACCTACAACCCTTCCGCCCCGCTGGAGGAGGTCTTCAACCTGGCGGACAGGAACATGTACCGGGACAAGATGCACCGTACCACCAGCGCCTCCCATGGCATGGTGAAGGCCCTCCGCGCGATCCTGGCCACCCGGGTCTACGCCAGTGAAGGCCACCTGGAACGGGTGTCAGATCTGTGCTCTCGTGTGGGACAGTCGCTGAGCCTGCCCATAAGGATCATGTCTAACCTAGCTCTCCTGGCGGAGGTGCACGACCTGGGAAAGATAGGCGTGCGTGACCAGAGCCTCTTCCAAAAGGACCACCTCACCGAGGATGAGATGGAAGAGATCCGCCAGCACCCGGTAATAGGCTACCGCATAGCCCGGAACTCACCGGAGCTCTGCCACATAGCTGACCTCATCCTCC